A section of the Pseudorasbora parva isolate DD20220531a chromosome 2, ASM2467924v1, whole genome shotgun sequence genome encodes:
- the LOC137090335 gene encoding zinc finger protein 271-like, with protein sequence MRVHTGEKPFECDQCGKCFMQLAHLKGHMQIHTGEKPFTCDQCGKTFTQSSHLKVHMKIHTGEKPFTCDQCGKRFSNKRNLETHKRVHTGEKPFMCDQCEKRFSTRQNLKCHMRVHTGEKPHACLQCGTSYSQPAYLMGHMRIHTGEKPFMCDQCEKRFPYKRSFDYYMRVHTGEKPHACLQCGKSYSQPAHLKGHMRIHTGEKPFMCDQCDKRFSNKEKLKLHMRVHTGEKPFTCDQCGKTFIKASKLKTHLTVHTKEKPHSCSVCGKGFSQLGYLKVHEKIHTAVREYMCFECEKTFTTGSELKLHQRIHTGEKPYKCSHCDKKFIQSSNLKTHEKIHTGEKPYKCSQCDKRFSQSGNLKTHEGIHSREKQHICDKCGMSFSIKSYLKKHEDPCSGETTSPQSEITNYQKASGRRGHRERQ encoded by the exons ATGAGAGTtcatactggagagaagccattcGAATGTGATCAATGTGGGAAGTGCTTCATGCAACTAGCACACCTTAAGGGACACATGCAGatccacaccggagagaagcctttcacatgtgatcagtgtgggaaGACTTTCACGCAGTCAAGCCATCTTAAAGTACACATGAAAATCCACACCGGAGAGAAACCGTTcacatgtgatcagtgtgggaaGAGATTCTCAAACAAACGAAATCTTGAGACTCACAAGAGAgttcacaccggagagaagccattcatgtgtgatcagtgtgaAAAAAGATTCTCTACCAGACAAAATCTAAAGTGTCACATGAGAGTtcatactggagagaagccaCATGCATGCCTTCAATGTGGAACAAGTTACAGTCAACCAGCATACCTTATGGGACACATGAGGatccacaccggagagaagccattcatgtgtgatcagtgtgaAAAGAGATTTCCATACAAACGAAGTTTTGATTATTACATGAGAGTtcatactggagagaagccaCATGCATGCCTTCAATGTGGGAAGAGTTACAGCCAACCAGCACACCTTAAGGGACATATGAGGatccacaccggagagaagccattcatgtgtgatcagtgtgaTAAGAGATTCTCAAACAAAGAAAAACTAAAGCTTCACATGAGAGTTCATaccggagagaagccgttcacaTGTGATCAATGCGGGAAGACATTTATTAAGGCATCAAAACTTAAGACACACCTGACAGTCCATACGAAGGAGAAGCCACATTCATGTTCTGTGTGTGGAAAGGGGTTTTCCCAGCtgggttatttaaaagtacatgagAAAATACACACAGCTGTGAGAGAGTACATGTGCTTTGAGTGTGAGAAGACTTTTACTACAGGGAGTGAGTTAAAACTGCACCAgaggattcacactggagaaaaaccttacaagtgttcacactgtgacaagaAATTCATTCAGTCATCAAATCTGAAAACACATGAGaagattcacactggagaaaaaccttacaagtgttcacaGTGTGACAAGAGATTCAGTCAGTCAGGAAATCTGAAAACACATGAGGGGATTCACAGCAGAGAGAAGCAGCACATATGTGATAAGTGTGGGATGAGTTTCTCTATTAAAAGTTACCTGAAGAAACATGAGGATCCATGCAGTGGAGAAACCACATCACCACAGTCTGAAATCACG AACTATCAGAAAGCATCTGGAAGAAGAGGACACAGAGAACGGCAGTGA
- the LOC137089289 gene encoding zinc finger protein 721-like produces MKHTEDPEEQRDMMEESEELSEVEEEHHVKSGEKPLSRSKTKKTFIKTTRANKSTTCTQCGKSFTRKDNLEHHMRIHTGEKPYSCDQCGKSFTQKPNLTKHMRIHTGEKPFSCDQCGTSFTEKVNLKKHMTIHSGEKPFSCDQCGKSFPYKQSLEGHMRFHSGQKPFTCDQCPKSFTQKIHLKIHMRSHTGEKPYACNKCGKSFVSSSHLMSHMRIHTGEKPFMCDQCEKRFSNKHSLDDHMSVHTGERPFSCDQCGKSFVKSDKLKRHMKIHTGEKPYACDQCGKSFQESADIKKHMRIHTGEKPFSCDQCGKCFTESDALKKHMRTHTGEKPFECDQCEKRFSNKQNLVRHMRIHTGEKPFSCDQCGKSFKDNASLKLHKRVHTGEKPFMCDQCEKRFANRQNLNAHVKIHTGEKPFSCDHCGKTFTLPSNLKAHLRVHTKEKPHSCSVCGKSFSVLQTLQTHEKIHTGVRDYMCFECEKTFTTAGSLKLHQRIHTGEKPYKCSHCDKRFNLLGNLKQHEKIHSREKPHTCEQCEKSFSTKSHLKKHMKIHAVKKPLRKDIYKETRDNTSTTCTQCGKSFSNTYNLELHMRIHTGEKPFSCDQCGKSFTQKQNLMKHMRIHTGEKPFSCDQCGKSFTEKKNLKKHMTIHSGEKPYACDQCGKSFPYKQSLEGHMKVHSGQKPFTCDQCPKSFTQKIHLKIHMMSHTGVKPHTCNTCGKSFATSSHLTSHMRIHTGEKPFMCDQCEKRFSNKQSLVDHLSVHTGERPFSCDQCGKSFTQKPNLMKHMRIHTGEKPFSCDQCGTSFTVKVNLKTHMMIHSGEKPFSCDQCGKSFPYKQSLEGHMRVHAGQKPFTCDQCPKSFTQKIHLKIHMMSHTGEKPYACNKCGKSFATSSHLNIHMRIHTGEKPYACHKCGKSFATSSNLTSHMRIHTGEKPFMCDQCEKRFSNKQSLDDHLSVHTGERPFSCDQCGKSFVKSAKLKRHMKIHTGEKPYACDQCGKRFQESADIKKHMRIHTGEKPFSCDQCGKSFQESADIKKHMRIHTGEKPFSCDQCGKSFMDSGYLKIHMRIHTGEKPFECDQCEKTFANRQNLNAHVKIHTGEKPFSCDHCGKTFTLPSNLKAHLRVHTKEKPHSCSVCGKSFSLLRYLHRHAKIHTGVREYMCFECEKTFTTAGSLKLHQRIHTGEKPYKCSHCDKRFNLLGNLKQHEKIHSREKPHTCEQCEKSFSTKSHLKKHMKIHAVEKPLSGEIN; encoded by the exons ATGAAACACACTGAAGATCCTGAAGAACAAAGAG ACATGATGGAAGAGAGTGAAGAACTGAGTGAAGTGGAGGAGGAACATCATGTCAAATCTGGAGAAAAACCTTTGAGTCGCTCAAAGactaaaaagacatttataaagacAACAAGAGCCAATAAATCTACAACCtgcactcagtgtggaaagagtttcacaagGAAAGATAATCTTGAGCATCACATGAGGatccacaccggagagaagccgtACTCATGTGATCAGTGCGGGAAGAGTTTCACACAGAAACCAAATCTTACGAAACACATGaggatccacactggagagaagccgttctcATGTGATCAATGCGGGACCAGCTTCACAGAGAAAGTTAATCTTAAGAAACACATGACGATCCactctggagagaagccgttctcatgtgatcagtgtgggaagagttttCCATACAAACAAAGTCTTGAGGGTCACATGAGATTTCACTCTGGACAGAAGCCATTTACCTGTGATCAATGTCCGAAGAGCttcacacaaaaaatacacCTTAAGATTCACATGAGGAGccacaccggagagaagccttacgCATGCAATAAATGTGGGAAGAGTTTCGTGTCTTCATCACACCTCATGAGTCACATGAGGatccacaccggagagaagccgttcatgtgtgatcagtgtgaAAAGAGATTCTCAAACAAACATAGTCTTGATGATCACATGagcgttcacactggagagagacCGTTCTCATGTGATCAGTGCGGGAAGAGCTTCGTGAAATCTGATAAACTTAAAAGACACATGAAAatccacaccggagagaagccatatgcatgtgatcagtgtgggaagagtttccAGGAATCAGCAGACATTAAGAAACACATGAGGatccacaccggagagaagccgttctCATGTGATCAGTGCGGGAAGTGTTTCACAGAATCAGACGCCCTTAAGAAACACATGAGAACCCACACCGGAGAAAAGCCATTCGAGTGCGATCAGTGTGAAAAGAGAttctcaaacaaacaaaatcttGTGCGTCACATGAGGATCCACACAGGAGAGAAGCCGTTCTCATGTGATCAATGTGGGAAGAGCTTCAAAGATAATGCAAGTCTTAAGCTTCACAAGAGAGTTCACAcaggagagaagcctttcatgtgtgatcagtgtgaAAAGAGATTTGCTAACAGACAAAACCTTAATGCTCACGTGAAGatccacaccggagagaagccgttctCATGTGATCACTGCGGGAAAACATTTACTTTGCCATCAAACCTGAAGGCACACCTGAGAGTTCATACGAAGGAGAAGCCACATTCATGTTCtgtgtgtggaaagagtttttcaGTGTTGCAAACTCTACAAACACATGAGAAAATACACACTGGTGTGAGAGACTACATGTGCTTTGAGTGTGAGAAGACTTTTACTACAGCAGGCAGTTTAAAACTGCACCAgaggattcacactggagaaaaaccttacaagtgttcacactgtgacaagagatTCAATCTGTTAGGAAATCTGAAACAACATGAGAAGATTCACAGCAGAGAGAAGCCGCACACGTGTGAGCAGTGCGAGAAGAGTTTCTCTACTAAAAGTCACCTGAAGAAACACATGAAGATCCATGCAGTGAAGAAACCACTTA gaaaagacatttataaagaaacaagAGACAATACATCTACAACCtgcactcagtgtggaaagagtttctctAACACATATAATCTTGAGCTTCACATGAGAatccacaccggagagaagccgttctCATGTGATCAGTGCGGGAAGAGcttcacacaaaaacaaaatcttatGAAACACATGAgaatccacactggagagaagccgttctcATGTGATCAATGCGGGAAGAGCTtcacagagaaaaaaaatcttaagaAACACATGACGATCCACTCTGGAGAGAAGCCATATGCATGTGATCAATGTGGGAAGAGTTTTCCATACAAACAAAGTCTTGAGGGTCACATGAAGGTTCACTCTGGACAGAAGCCATTCACCTGTGATCAATGTCCCAAGAGCttcacacaaaaaatacacCTTAAGATTCACATGATGAGCCACACCGGAGTGAAGCCGCACACATGCAATACATGTGGGAAGAGTTTCGCGACTTCATCACACCTCACGAGTCACATGAGGatccacaccggagagaagccgttcatgtgtgatcagtgtgaAAAGAGATTCTCAAATAAACAAAGTCTTGTTGATCACTTGagcgttcacactggagagagacCGTTCTCATGTGATCAGTGCGGGAAGAGCTTCACACAAAAACCAAATCTTATGaaacacatgagaattcacactggagagaagccgttctcATGTGATCAATGTGGGACCAGCTTCACAGTGAAAGTAAATCTTAAGACACACATGATGATCCactctggagagaagccgttctcatgtgatcagtgtgggaagagttttCCATACAAACAAAGTCTTGAGGGTCACATGAGAGTTCATGCTGGACAGAAGCCATTTACCTGTGATCAATGTCCAAAGAGCttcacacaaaaaatacacCTTAAGATTCACATGATGAGccacaccggagagaagccttacgCATGCAATAAATGTGGGAAGAGTTTCGCGACTTCATCACACCTCAATATTCACATgaggattcacactggagagaagccttacgcATGCCATAAATGTGGGAAGAGTTTTGCGACTTCATCAAACCTCACGAGTCACATGAGGatccacaccggagagaagccgttcatgtgtgatcagtgtgagAAGAGATTCTCAAATAAACAAAGTCTTGATGATCACTTGagcgttcacactggagagagacCGTTCTCATGTGATCAGTGCGGGAAGAGCTTCGTGAAATCTGCTAAACTTAAAAGACACATGAAAATCCACACAGGAGAGAAGCCATATGcatgtgatcagtgtgggaaGAGATTCCAGGAATCAGCAGACATTAAGAAACACATGAGGatccacaccggagagaagccgttctcatgtgatcagtgtgggaagagtttccAGGAATCAGCAGACATTAAGAAACACATGAGGatccacaccggagagaagccgttctcatgtgatcagtgcgggaagagttttatggattcaGGATACCTCAAGATTCACATGAGgatccacactggagaaaagCCATTCGAGTGCGATCAGTGTGAAAAGACATTTGCTAACAGACAAAACCTTAATGCTCACGTGAAGatccacaccggagagaagccgttctCATGTGATCACTGCGGGAAAACATTTACTTTGCCATCAAACCTGAAGGCACACCTGAGAGTTCATACAAAGGAGAAGCCACATTCATGTTCtgtgtgtggaaagagtttttcaCTGCTGCGATACTTGCATAGACATGCAAAAATACACACTGGTGTGAGAGAGTACATGTGCTTTGAGTGTGAGAAGACTTTTACTACAGCAGGCAGTTTAAAACTGCACCAgaggattcacactggagaaaaaccttacaagtgttcacactgtgacaagagatTCAATCTGTTAGGAAATCTGAAACAACATGAGAAGATTCACAGCAGAGAGAAGCCGCACACGTGTGAGCAGTGCGAGAAGAGTTTCTCTACTAAAAGTCACCTGAAGAAACACATGAAGATCCATGCGGTGGAGAAACCACTTAGTGGAGAAATCAATTAG